A window of the Oscillospiraceae bacterium NTUH-002-81 genome harbors these coding sequences:
- a CDS encoding putative DNA modification/repair radical SAM protein, with product MGSGSSTGKRYSACTSVTKERSLYEKLHILADAAKYDVACTSSGVTRRGNGQGIGNCTAAGICHSFSADGRCISLLKVLFTNECIYYCRYCQNRADNDIPRASFTPEELCRLTMEFYRRNYIEGLFLSSGILKNPTYTMELIYEAIRRLRQEYHFRGYIHVKAIPGADAGLVERLGYLADRMSVNLELPTAGGLRALAPNKTRDMILKPMRQIQNGVENNREEIVLYRHAPRFVPAGQSTQMIIGATTETDYQIVKVAEALYRGFALKRVFYSAYMPVYQEEQLPMAPGGGSLLREHRLYQADWLMRFYGFEAGELLTEDRPNLDVRLDPKCGWALRHLELFPLEVNRAAYELLLRVPGVGVKSAQRIVQARRHGTLRFEDLKKMGVVLKRAGWFLTCQGRTLRPLRLDETFLTDCLAEKGSAGMDASGNAGFHQMSLFEFPGFTQEPNWRSVAE from the coding sequence ATGGGAAGTGGATCTTCAACGGGGAAGCGGTATTCTGCCTGCACATCTGTCACAAAAGAACGTTCGCTGTATGAGAAGCTGCACATTCTGGCGGATGCGGCCAAGTATGATGTGGCCTGTACCTCCAGCGGCGTGACCCGGCGCGGGAACGGGCAGGGGATAGGGAACTGTACAGCCGCCGGGATCTGTCACAGCTTCAGTGCGGATGGCAGATGCATTTCCCTTCTGAAGGTACTGTTTACGAATGAATGTATTTATTACTGCCGATATTGTCAGAACCGGGCGGACAATGATATCCCGCGAGCATCCTTTACCCCCGAGGAGCTCTGCCGCCTGACGATGGAGTTTTACCGGAGGAATTATATCGAAGGGCTGTTTTTGAGCTCCGGGATCCTGAAGAACCCCACCTATACGATGGAACTGATTTACGAGGCGATCCGCAGGCTCCGGCAGGAGTATCACTTTCGGGGCTATATCCATGTGAAGGCCATACCGGGGGCGGACGCCGGTCTTGTGGAACGGCTGGGGTATCTGGCAGACAGGATGAGTGTGAATTTGGAACTGCCGACGGCAGGCGGTCTGCGGGCACTGGCGCCCAATAAGACGAGAGACATGATCTTAAAACCCATGCGGCAGATCCAGAACGGTGTGGAGAATAACCGGGAGGAGATCGTATTGTACCGGCATGCGCCGCGGTTCGTGCCGGCAGGCCAGAGTACGCAGATGATCATCGGGGCGACCACGGAGACGGACTATCAGATTGTGAAGGTGGCAGAGGCGCTGTACCGGGGATTTGCATTGAAGCGGGTGTTTTATTCTGCGTATATGCCGGTGTATCAGGAGGAGCAGCTGCCGATGGCACCGGGCGGAGGCTCTCTTCTGCGGGAGCACCGTCTGTACCAGGCAGACTGGCTGATGCGGTTTTACGGCTTTGAAGCCGGAGAACTGCTGACGGAGGACCGGCCCAATCTGGATGTGCGGCTGGATCCCAAGTGCGGGTGGGCCCTGCGGCATCTGGAGCTGTTTCCGCTGGAGGTGAACCGGGCGGCGTATGAGCTTCTTCTGCGGGTGCCGGGCGTGGGTGTGAAGTCTGCGCAGCGGATCGTGCAGGCGAGAAGGCATGGGACGCTGCGTTTTGAGGATCTGAAGAAGATGGGCGTTGTGCTGAAACGTGCGGGGTGGTTTCTGACCTGTCAGGGACGGACACTGCGGCCTCTGCGGCTGGACGAGACGTTTCTGACAGACTGTCTGGCGGAGAAGGGAAGTGCTGGGATGGATGCATCCGGAAATGCGGGCTTTCATCAGATGTCACTGTTTGAATTTCCGGGATTTACCCAGGAGCCAAACTGGAGGAGCGTGGCAGAGTGA
- a CDS encoding MATE family efflux transporter produces the protein MLTETRGFASVAERNAFYKKAASLILPMALQNLINVGVTATDIILLGKVGETVLSGASLAGQIQFIMTLIFFGVTSGASVLIAQYWGKKDVDAIEKVMGIALKIAVVTGALFTAAALFFSGYLMRIYTAEPAVIAEGVKYLRIVGISYLFNAVSMVYLNLIRSVERVIISTVVYALSLALNFIIDVILIFGYLGFAPMGVKGAAIGTLIARILEFVIMVIYAVWMNDTVKIRLRYCLHMDPVLLGDFFKYALPVTFNEMAWGVAFSMNAAIIGHLGSAAVAANSVAQVVRQLAMVISFGVSSAAAIMVGKAIGEADSASAVLYAEKLRTVSVVCGVVGAGLVLLLRPFVISQMTLSALAADYLYHMIGVMAVYLMLQSHNTLVIVGVLRGGGDTRYGLLVDALSMWCYSIPLGFIGAFVLKLDTKIVYMMLMSDELLKLPFCIARFRSRKWVRDVTR, from the coding sequence ATGTTGACAGAGACAAGAGGTTTTGCCAGCGTGGCAGAGCGGAATGCCTTCTATAAAAAGGCGGCGTCGCTCATTTTGCCAATGGCGCTGCAGAACCTGATCAATGTGGGGGTGACGGCCACAGATATTATCCTGCTGGGCAAAGTGGGCGAGACGGTATTGTCCGGCGCGTCCCTGGCCGGGCAGATCCAGTTTATCATGACGCTGATTTTTTTCGGGGTGACCTCCGGGGCCTCGGTGCTGATCGCCCAGTACTGGGGCAAAAAAGATGTGGATGCCATTGAGAAGGTCATGGGCATTGCCCTGAAAATCGCAGTGGTGACGGGAGCCCTGTTTACGGCGGCTGCCCTGTTTTTTTCGGGATATCTCATGCGCATTTATACGGCGGAACCTGCGGTCATTGCGGAAGGGGTCAAATATCTGCGCATTGTGGGGATTTCCTATCTTTTTAATGCGGTCAGCATGGTGTATCTGAACCTGATCCGCAGCGTTGAGCGGGTCATTATTTCCACGGTTGTGTACGCGCTGTCCCTTGCACTGAATTTTATCATTGACGTGATCCTGATTTTCGGCTATCTGGGATTTGCCCCCATGGGCGTAAAGGGGGCCGCCATCGGCACATTGATTGCCCGGATCCTGGAGTTTGTCATCATGGTCATCTATGCCGTGTGGATGAATGACACGGTGAAGATCCGGTTACGCTATTGTCTACACATGGATCCGGTGCTGCTGGGAGATTTTTTCAAATATGCACTGCCGGTCACCTTCAATGAAATGGCGTGGGGTGTTGCGTTTTCCATGAATGCGGCCATCATCGGCCATCTGGGCAGCGCGGCGGTAGCGGCCAATTCAGTGGCCCAGGTGGTGCGGCAGCTGGCCATGGTGATCTCCTTTGGGGTATCCTCGGCGGCGGCCATCATGGTAGGCAAGGCCATCGGCGAGGCGGATTCTGCCAGTGCAGTGCTGTATGCGGAAAAACTGCGGACAGTCAGTGTGGTGTGCGGCGTGGTCGGTGCGGGTCTGGTACTGCTCCTCCGGCCTTTCGTCATCAGTCAGATGACATTATCTGCGCTGGCGGCAGATTATCTGTATCATATGATTGGCGTGATGGCGGTTTATCTCATGCTGCAGTCCCACAATACGCTGGTGATCGTGGGCGTCCTGCGGGGCGGCGGCGATACCCGGTACGGACTGCTGGTGGATGCCCTGAGCATGTGGTGTTATTCCATTCCGCTTGGTTTTATCGGCGCCTTTGTGCTGAAACTGGACACAAAAATCGTCTATATGATGCTGATGAGCGATGAGCTGTTGAAGCTGCCGTTCTGCATTGCCAGGTTCAGAAGCCGGAAATGGGTGAGGGATGTGACCAGGTGA
- a CDS encoding Mrp/NBP35 family ATP-binding protein translates to MERSCSNTECSKESCAGCPSSQQGQQATSFLVPGNPLSSVKKVIGVVSGKGGVGKSLVTALLADTMAEQGFQVGIMDADITGPSMPQMFGIHQKAEGNQDGIFPAVTKNGIRLISINLLMEDEEAPVVWRGPVIANVVKQFWSEVLWGDLDYLFVDMPPGTGDVPLTVFQSLPVDGIVVVTSPQDLVKMIVNKALNMAKMMNVPVLGIFENYSYVKCPDCGKKIEIFGKSQVKETAEENGIKLLGQIPIDTSFAKLADEGRFEDADTSYVHGAVEVLV, encoded by the coding sequence ATGGAGAGAAGCTGCAGTAATACAGAATGTTCCAAAGAAAGCTGTGCAGGATGTCCCAGCAGCCAGCAGGGGCAGCAGGCCACCAGTTTTCTTGTGCCGGGCAATCCGCTGTCTTCTGTGAAGAAGGTCATCGGCGTTGTCAGCGGAAAAGGAGGCGTTGGCAAGTCCCTGGTGACAGCGCTTCTTGCAGATACCATGGCAGAGCAGGGTTTTCAGGTCGGTATCATGGATGCGGACATCACAGGGCCGTCCATGCCGCAGATGTTTGGCATTCATCAGAAGGCGGAAGGAAACCAGGATGGTATTTTCCCGGCAGTGACCAAAAACGGCATCCGTCTGATATCTATCAATCTTCTGATGGAGGATGAGGAGGCCCCTGTTGTCTGGAGAGGCCCGGTCATCGCCAATGTGGTAAAACAGTTCTGGTCCGAGGTGCTCTGGGGCGATCTGGACTACCTGTTCGTGGATATGCCGCCGGGAACCGGCGATGTACCGCTGACGGTGTTCCAGTCCCTGCCGGTAGACGGCATCGTGGTCGTAACTTCGCCGCAGGATCTTGTAAAGATGATCGTAAATAAAGCTCTGAATATGGCGAAAATGATGAATGTTCCGGTGCTTGGCATTTTTGAAAACTATAGCTATGTAAAATGTCCGGATTGCGGAAAGAAAATCGAAATTTTCGGAAAGAGCCAGGTCAAAGAGACTGCTGAAGAAAATGGCATCAAGCTGTTAGGTCAGATCCCCATCGATACGAGCTTTGCAAAGCTGGCGGATGAGGGACGCTTCGAAGACGCTGACACAAGTTACGTGCATGGAGCGGTAGAAGTGCTTGTTTAG